From Streptomyces sp. HUAS MG91, the proteins below share one genomic window:
- a CDS encoding DedA family protein yields MLAATTVVTPESTQQAVGYPTLFLLVAIGALVPVVPTGALVSSAAVVAFHQTLPFALLMVFGVAALAAFLGDLALYWLGRRGMHSKNGSKWLEAIRSRAPEERLAQAQDKLADHGVMVLVLSRLVPAGRIPVMLACLLAKMPLRQFARGDIPACLAWAATYQVIGILGGSLFDEPWEGVVAAIALTVLVSAVPTVWRKARRPSSGSQHA; encoded by the coding sequence ATCCTCGCCGCGACGACCGTCGTGACGCCGGAGTCCACGCAGCAGGCCGTGGGCTACCCCACGCTGTTCCTGCTGGTCGCGATCGGCGCGCTGGTGCCGGTGGTGCCCACGGGCGCGCTGGTGAGTTCGGCGGCGGTGGTGGCCTTCCACCAGACGCTGCCGTTCGCGCTGCTGATGGTGTTCGGGGTGGCGGCGCTCGCCGCGTTCCTCGGGGACCTCGCCCTGTACTGGCTCGGGCGGCGCGGCATGCACTCGAAGAACGGGTCGAAGTGGCTGGAGGCCATCCGCTCGCGGGCGCCGGAGGAGCGGCTCGCCCAGGCGCAGGACAAGCTGGCCGATCACGGGGTGATGGTGCTCGTGCTGTCCCGGCTGGTGCCGGCCGGCCGGATCCCGGTGATGCTGGCGTGCCTGCTGGCGAAGATGCCGCTGCGCCAGTTCGCGCGCGGCGACATCCCGGCGTGCCTGGCCTGGGCGGCGACGTATCAGGTGATCGGGATCCTCGGCGGCTCGCTGTTCGACGAGCCGTGGGAGGGCGTGGTCGCGGCGATCGCGCTGACCGTGCTGGTCAGCGCGGTGCCGACGGTGTGGCGGAAGGCGCGAAGGCCGTCGTCAGGCAGCCAGCACGCGTGA
- a CDS encoding carbohydrate ABC transporter permease, giving the protein MSTTFAPRFPRGGRRPDRPAWMERPSPAGQALKLIVILAMIVAVGYPFLLAIGTSLSTKAELAANGGYVLFPQHPTLEAYRVVLAGGVVTRAALVSVGVTVIGTALSLLCTVCLAYGLSRPKTFGGKPLLLVVVGTFLFTPGVIPSYLVVQELGLIDSYGAMILPIMLNAFNVIVVRAFFQGIPDELHEAARLDGAGELTIMCRIVLPLSKAVIAVVGMFYAVTYWNSFFNAMLYINDSNKLPLQVILRSYVIQGDTFNAKALGVSVLPATTALSMAVLILAVLPIVAVYPFLQKYFVKGVLTGAVKA; this is encoded by the coding sequence GTGAGCACCACCTTCGCCCCGCGCTTCCCGCGCGGCGGGCGCCGCCCGGACCGGCCGGCCTGGATGGAACGGCCGAGCCCCGCCGGACAGGCCCTGAAGCTCATCGTCATCCTCGCCATGATCGTGGCCGTCGGCTACCCGTTCCTGCTCGCGATCGGCACCAGCCTCTCCACCAAGGCCGAACTCGCCGCGAACGGCGGGTACGTCCTCTTCCCGCAGCACCCCACCCTGGAGGCGTACCGGGTGGTCCTGGCCGGCGGCGTCGTCACCAGGGCCGCACTGGTCAGCGTCGGCGTCACCGTCATCGGCACCGCACTCAGCCTGCTCTGCACGGTCTGTCTGGCGTACGGCCTGTCACGGCCGAAGACGTTCGGCGGCAAGCCGCTGCTGCTCGTGGTCGTCGGCACGTTCCTCTTCACGCCCGGCGTGATCCCCAGCTACCTGGTGGTCCAGGAGCTGGGCCTGATCGACTCCTACGGCGCCATGATCCTGCCGATCATGCTCAACGCCTTCAACGTCATCGTCGTACGGGCCTTCTTCCAGGGCATCCCCGACGAACTGCACGAAGCGGCCCGGCTCGACGGCGCGGGGGAACTCACGATCATGTGCCGGATCGTGCTGCCGCTGTCCAAGGCGGTCATCGCGGTGGTCGGCATGTTCTACGCCGTCACGTACTGGAACAGCTTCTTCAACGCGATGCTCTACATCAACGACTCCAACAAGCTGCCGCTGCAGGTCATCCTGCGCTCGTACGTCATCCAGGGCGACACCTTCAACGCCAAGGCCCTCGGCGTGAGCGTCCTGCCGGCCACGACCGCACTGTCCATGGCGGTGCTCATCCTCGCCGTGCTGCCGATCGTCGCGGTCTACCCCTTCCTGCAGAAGTACTTCGTCAAGGGCGTGCTCACCGGCGCCGTCAAGGCCTGA
- a CDS encoding ABC transporter permease subunit has product MTRPADPPDARQDSDTRSGARKPTVRQRLRRDRTLLLLCVPGIVYFAVFFYLPLAGNITAFQDYQPYLGFMHSLWVGVDNFQALVQEPEFWTAVWNTLQISAVQLLLYFPAPILLALFLNSLISTRTRRLMQTIVYLPHFLSWVVVVSFFQQMFGGVGTISSVLNDHGVHVGNIMNNPDTFMLLLTSESIWKDAGWGAIIFLAAMASIDPGLYESAAMDGAGWLRRMWHVTLPGIRPVMVMLLILRLGDILSVGFEQVLLQRDMVGADASEVLDTYVYFHGVVDGDWGMSTAAGLMKGVIGFVLIVVANKVAHRLGEQGVYQ; this is encoded by the coding sequence ATGACCCGGCCGGCCGACCCACCAGACGCACGGCAGGACTCCGATACCAGGTCAGGCGCGCGCAAGCCCACGGTCCGGCAGCGGCTGCGGCGCGACAGGACGCTCCTGCTCCTGTGCGTGCCCGGCATCGTGTACTTCGCCGTCTTCTTCTACCTGCCGCTGGCCGGCAACATCACGGCCTTCCAGGACTACCAGCCGTACCTGGGCTTCATGCACAGCCTCTGGGTCGGCGTGGACAACTTCCAGGCCCTGGTCCAGGAGCCGGAGTTCTGGACCGCGGTGTGGAACACCCTCCAGATCAGCGCCGTCCAGCTGCTGCTCTACTTCCCCGCGCCGATCCTGCTCGCGCTGTTCCTGAACTCGCTGATCAGCACCAGGACCCGGCGCCTGATGCAGACCATCGTCTACCTGCCGCACTTCCTGTCGTGGGTCGTCGTGGTCAGCTTCTTCCAGCAGATGTTCGGCGGCGTCGGCACCATCAGCAGCGTGCTGAACGACCACGGGGTGCACGTCGGCAACATCATGAACAACCCCGACACGTTCATGCTGCTCCTGACCTCGGAGTCCATCTGGAAGGACGCGGGCTGGGGAGCGATCATCTTCCTGGCCGCGATGGCCTCCATCGACCCGGGACTCTACGAGTCGGCGGCGATGGACGGCGCCGGATGGCTGCGCCGCATGTGGCACGTGACCCTGCCGGGCATCCGGCCCGTGATGGTCATGCTGCTCATCCTGCGCCTCGGCGACATCCTCTCCGTCGGCTTCGAACAGGTGCTGCTCCAGCGGGACATGGTCGGCGCGGACGCCTCCGAAGTGCTCGACACCTACGTCTACTTCCACGGCGTCGTGGACGGCGACTGGGGCATGTCCACCGCCGCCGGACTGATGAAGGGCGTCATCGGCTTCGTCCTGATCGTGGTCGCCAACAAGGTCGCCCACCGACTCGGCGAGCAGGGGGTCTACCAGTGA
- a CDS encoding amino acid permease, whose protein sequence is MYDTGTASPPAPADGPDPHHSRHARRFGLPIATCLVMGNIIGGGIFLLPASVAPYGTIALVAFGVLTLGAIALALVFGRLAHRHPLTGGPYVYAREAFGDFAGFLAAWSYWITTWVSNAALAVAAVGYLDVLLPLHGSTFWTIVAALACQWLPALANLAGTRYVGAVQLVSTVLKFAPLLLVAVGGLFFFRSDNLGPFQASGDSALGAVSASAAILLFSYLGVESASVSAGEVRDPQRNVGRATVLGTGLAALLYLLCTVSVFGTVPHDRLVDSTAPFSDAVNAMFGGTWGGSAVAVAALVSMVGALNGWTLLSAQTPYAAARDGLFPKVFERKRRGVPTVGVLVAVGLASLLTVYNYTAGSAAVFNTLVLVTTFTATIPYLLATAAQVYFLSSGRGDRVHVPRFVRDLVLALAAFGFSMWLVGGAGYAAVYQGVLFLFVGVLVYAVLAARKQRA, encoded by the coding sequence ATGTACGACACCGGAACCGCGTCCCCACCGGCTCCGGCCGACGGTCCCGATCCGCACCACAGCCGGCACGCCCGGCGCTTCGGACTGCCGATCGCCACCTGCCTCGTCATGGGCAACATCATCGGCGGCGGCATCTTCCTCCTGCCGGCGTCCGTGGCCCCGTACGGCACGATCGCGCTCGTCGCGTTCGGCGTCCTGACGCTCGGCGCGATCGCCCTCGCGCTCGTCTTCGGCCGGCTCGCCCACCGGCATCCGCTGACCGGCGGCCCCTATGTCTACGCGCGTGAGGCCTTCGGCGACTTCGCCGGGTTCCTCGCCGCGTGGAGCTACTGGATCACCACGTGGGTGAGCAACGCGGCGCTGGCCGTGGCCGCCGTCGGCTACCTCGACGTCCTGCTGCCCCTCCACGGCTCGACGTTCTGGACGATCGTCGCGGCCCTCGCCTGCCAGTGGCTGCCCGCGCTCGCCAATCTGGCCGGCACCCGCTACGTCGGCGCCGTCCAACTCGTCTCCACCGTACTGAAGTTCGCGCCGCTGCTGCTCGTCGCCGTCGGCGGGCTGTTCTTCTTCCGGAGCGACAATCTCGGGCCGTTCCAGGCGAGCGGTGACTCCGCACTGGGGGCCGTCTCGGCGTCCGCCGCGATCCTGCTCTTCAGCTACCTGGGCGTCGAGTCGGCGTCCGTGAGCGCCGGGGAGGTCCGTGACCCGCAGCGCAATGTCGGCCGGGCCACCGTCCTCGGCACCGGGCTCGCGGCGCTGCTGTACCTGCTGTGCACGGTGTCCGTGTTCGGCACCGTTCCGCACGACCGGCTGGTGGACTCCACTGCGCCGTTCTCCGACGCCGTCAACGCCATGTTCGGCGGGACCTGGGGCGGCAGCGCCGTCGCCGTCGCCGCGCTGGTGTCGATGGTCGGCGCGCTCAACGGCTGGACGCTGCTCAGTGCCCAGACGCCGTACGCCGCCGCGCGCGACGGGCTCTTTCCCAAGGTGTTCGAGCGGAAGCGGCGCGGGGTTCCGACGGTCGGGGTCCTGGTCGCCGTCGGGCTCGCCTCGCTGCTCACCGTGTACAACTACACGGCCGGTTCGGCGGCCGTGTTCAACACGCTTGTCCTGGTGACGACGTTCACGGCCACGATTCCGTATCTGCTGGCGACCGCGGCGCAGGTGTATTTCCTGTCGTCGGGGCGGGGTGACCGGGTGCATGTCCCGCGTTTCGTGAGGGACTTGGTCCTGGCCCTGGCGGCTTTCGGCTTCTCGATGTGGCTGGTGGGCGGGGCCGGCTATGCCGCCGTCTACCAGGGGGTGCTGTTCCTGTTCGTGGGCGTTCTGGTCTACGCGGTCCTGGCCGCCCGGAAACAGCGCGCGTAG
- a CDS encoding phage holin family protein, whose product MAGGRWRRAASQGWRSLTVWAASTLTMMILAGLLPDFQLQSDDGDSLTRVALTAASAAGAFAVLSALVWPLLVRALLLVPALVLGLVVFFLNGALLLFALKLVPENRGEVGPETAVVVAAVMSAVASATGGALAVRDDDAYRRRLYRLAARRRRGADEAGACPPTPGTLFLQLDGVGHEVLSRMARDDVMPTVGGWLRDGGHRLTPWRTDWSSQTGASQLGILHGSNEDIPAFRWYEKETGEIQVSNRPTSAAELQRRAIERTGDGGLLTVDGASRGNLFSGGAEQVALVLSVAARRGKENRSRAGYFAYFSDPANAVRTALSFFAEVGREIGQSTHALIRERRPRVSRGGLYPFIRAFATVVERDVVVAAVIGDMLAGRSAVYADLVAYDEVAHHSGPFSRDAVKVLERLDRSLALLVKVAEHAPRPYRIVLLSDHGQSPGETFRARYGLTLQDLVRAGCGLPVPRRARRTRSGAEARSAVRAALHRPVEEGTGAGHGGKHSEPVVLASGNLGLVSFPDVPHRMTKEEIDARHPALLATLANHPGVGFLLVRSEEHDGLVLGAQGAEVPVAELADGQGPLADFGPGAADAVRRTHSFPHTADVMVNSMYDPVDGEVLAFEEQIGSHGGLGGAQSRPFLLSPLTLSAPVADGAELVGAEQVHHVLRRWLREGHGPQVPLTAPPAAADDSLHRDPDPASFAAAPHDTQDKTV is encoded by the coding sequence GTGGCCGGAGGCCGGTGGCGGCGGGCGGCGAGCCAGGGCTGGCGGTCGCTGACCGTCTGGGCGGCGAGCACGCTCACGATGATGATCCTCGCCGGGCTCCTGCCGGACTTCCAGCTCCAGTCGGACGACGGCGACAGCCTGACCCGCGTCGCGCTGACCGCGGCCTCGGCCGCCGGCGCGTTCGCGGTGCTCTCCGCACTGGTCTGGCCGCTCCTGGTACGGGCCCTGCTGCTCGTCCCGGCACTCGTCCTCGGCCTCGTCGTCTTCTTCCTCAACGGCGCGCTGCTCCTCTTCGCCCTCAAACTCGTCCCGGAGAACAGGGGCGAGGTCGGCCCGGAGACCGCCGTGGTCGTGGCCGCCGTCATGTCGGCCGTCGCCTCCGCCACCGGTGGTGCCCTCGCCGTACGGGACGACGACGCCTACCGGCGCCGCCTGTACCGGCTCGCCGCGCGCAGACGGCGCGGGGCCGACGAGGCCGGAGCCTGCCCGCCCACCCCCGGCACCCTCTTCCTCCAGCTCGACGGCGTCGGCCACGAGGTGCTGAGCCGCATGGCCCGCGACGACGTGATGCCCACGGTGGGCGGCTGGCTGCGCGACGGCGGGCACCGCCTCACCCCCTGGCGCACGGACTGGTCCAGCCAGACCGGCGCCAGCCAGCTCGGCATCCTGCACGGCTCGAACGAGGACATCCCCGCGTTCCGCTGGTACGAGAAGGAGACCGGCGAGATCCAGGTCTCCAACCGGCCGACCAGCGCCGCCGAACTGCAGCGCCGCGCCATCGAGCGCACCGGCGACGGGGGCCTGCTCACCGTCGACGGGGCGAGCCGCGGCAACCTCTTCAGCGGCGGCGCCGAACAGGTCGCCCTGGTGCTGTCCGTGGCCGCCCGGCGCGGCAAGGAGAACCGTTCCCGCGCCGGATACTTCGCCTATTTCTCCGACCCCGCGAACGCGGTCCGCACCGCCCTGTCCTTCTTCGCCGAGGTGGGCCGCGAGATCGGGCAGTCCACCCACGCCCTGATCCGCGAGCGCCGCCCCCGCGTCTCCCGCGGCGGGCTCTACCCGTTCATCCGCGCCTTCGCGACCGTCGTCGAGCGGGACGTCGTCGTCGCGGCGGTCATCGGCGACATGCTCGCCGGGCGCAGCGCGGTCTACGCCGACCTCGTCGCGTACGACGAAGTGGCCCACCACTCGGGCCCCTTCAGCCGGGACGCGGTGAAGGTCCTCGAACGCCTCGACCGGTCCCTCGCGCTGCTCGTGAAGGTCGCCGAGCACGCCCCGCGCCCGTACCGCATCGTCCTGCTGTCCGACCACGGCCAGAGCCCCGGCGAGACCTTCCGCGCCCGCTACGGACTCACCCTCCAGGACCTGGTCCGGGCCGGCTGCGGGCTGCCCGTGCCGCGCAGGGCGCGACGCACCCGCTCCGGCGCCGAGGCCCGCTCCGCGGTGCGCGCCGCGCTGCACCGGCCCGTCGAGGAGGGCACGGGCGCCGGGCACGGCGGCAAGCACAGCGAGCCCGTCGTCCTCGCCTCCGGGAACCTGGGCCTCGTCTCCTTCCCCGACGTCCCGCACCGGATGACCAAGGAGGAGATCGACGCCCGCCACCCGGCGCTGCTCGCGACCCTCGCCAACCATCCCGGTGTCGGCTTCCTCCTCGTGCGCAGCGAGGAGCACGACGGGCTGGTGCTCGGCGCGCAGGGCGCCGAGGTGCCGGTCGCCGAGCTGGCCGACGGGCAGGGGCCGCTCGCCGACTTCGGGCCCGGCGCCGCCGACGCCGTGCGCCGCACCCACTCCTTCCCGCACACCGCCGACGTCATGGTCAACTCCATGTACGACCCGGTCGACGGCGAGGTCCTCGCCTTCGAGGAGCAGATCGGGTCGCACGGCGGCCTCGGCGGTGCGCAGAGCCGGCCCTTCCTGCTGTCGCCGCTCACCCTGTCCGCGCCGGTCGCGGACGGCGCCGAACTCGTCGGCGCCGAGCAGGTCCACCACGTGCTGCGCCGCTGGCTGCGCGAGGGACACGGACCGCAGGTCCCGCTGACGGCTCCGCCGGCCGCCGCGGACGATTCGCTCCACCGTGACCCGGACCCCGCATCATTTGCGGCCGCGCCCCACGACACGCAGGACAAAACTGTCTGA
- a CDS encoding MBL fold metallo-hydrolase codes for MPVEITWWGHATCTVEDRGTRVLTDPLFTRRLAHLRRRRGAPPPPSAALADLVLVSHLHADHLHVPSLARLAPGTRVVVPRDAVRAVPGLRKLRTLKIIEVDAGDRIEAGNVVVRVVPADHDGRRLPVGPQRSPALGYVVDGDARTYFAGDTGLFESMGEAVGDVDVALLPVGGWGPYLGAHHLDPARAAEALARIAPRAAVPVHYGTYWPIGMDAVRPHEFHTPGDEFVRQAALRAPGVAVHRLGHGESVRPEVADR; via the coding sequence GTGCCGGTGGAGATCACCTGGTGGGGTCATGCCACCTGCACGGTCGAGGACAGGGGCACGCGCGTCCTGACGGATCCGCTCTTCACACGGCGCCTCGCGCATCTGCGGCGGCGCCGGGGCGCTCCCCCGCCGCCCAGCGCGGCCCTCGCCGACCTCGTCCTCGTCTCCCATCTGCACGCCGATCACCTGCACGTTCCCTCGCTGGCCCGGCTCGCGCCGGGGACCCGCGTCGTCGTGCCCCGGGACGCGGTCCGTGCCGTGCCCGGGCTGCGGAAGCTGCGCACGCTGAAGATCATCGAGGTGGACGCGGGCGACCGGATCGAGGCGGGGAACGTCGTCGTACGGGTCGTGCCCGCCGACCACGACGGGCGACGGCTGCCCGTCGGCCCGCAGCGCTCCCCCGCGCTCGGCTATGTCGTGGACGGTGACGCCCGCACGTACTTCGCGGGCGACACCGGGCTCTTCGAGAGCATGGGCGAGGCCGTGGGCGACGTGGACGTGGCCCTGCTGCCGGTCGGCGGCTGGGGCCCCTATCTGGGCGCGCACCACCTCGACCCGGCGCGGGCCGCCGAGGCGCTGGCCCGGATCGCGCCGCGCGCCGCGGTGCCCGTGCACTACGGGACGTACTGGCCGATCGGGATGGACGCGGTGCGGCCGCACGAGTTCCACACGCCCGGCGACGAGTTCGTCCGGCAGGCCGCGCTGCGCGCGCCCGGTGTCGCGGTGCACCGGCTCGGGCACGGCGAGAGCGTGCGGCCGGAGGTGGCGGACCGGTGA
- a CDS encoding OsmC family protein, with product MATTRSAHTVWEGDLLKGSGTVTFDSSGIGDQPVSWPSRAEQANGKTSPEELIAAAHSSCFSMALSHGLSGAGTPPTKLVTSADVTFQPGEGITGIHLIVEGTVPGLDEQGFQAAAEDAKKNCPVSQALSGTTITLTAKLS from the coding sequence GTGGCTACCACGCGCTCCGCGCACACCGTGTGGGAAGGCGACCTGCTCAAGGGCAGCGGCACCGTCACCTTCGACTCGTCCGGCATCGGCGACCAGCCGGTGTCGTGGCCGTCCCGCGCCGAGCAGGCGAACGGGAAGACCAGCCCCGAAGAGCTGATCGCGGCCGCGCACTCGTCCTGCTTCTCCATGGCGCTGTCGCACGGCCTGTCCGGCGCCGGCACCCCGCCCACCAAGCTGGTCACCTCGGCCGACGTGACGTTCCAGCCGGGCGAGGGCATCACCGGCATCCACCTCATCGTCGAGGGCACCGTCCCGGGCCTCGACGAGCAGGGCTTCCAGGCCGCGGCCGAGGACGCCAAGAAGAACTGCCCGGTGAGCCAGGCGCTCTCGGGCACGACGATCACCCTCACGGCGAAGCTGAGCTGA